The genomic stretch ttataaaacttatcaaatatctctctattctctattttttttctctttcatcactttctcacttctttattccaaaaaaattctATCATTCTAtagtataagaaaattaatggttgtggaaaagtctaaaatatccttatttgatttttttccaccacattaaaattgtgattttttgtctttgtaccataaagttattaattttattattaaaataataaaattcttaTACTCGATCAAACTTAttaaatctctctctattctctatttttttctctttcatcactttctcacttctttcttccaaaaaaaatctattaatctataatataagaaaattaatggttgtggaaaagtccaaaatacccttatttgattttttgccaccacattaaaattgtggttttttggtctttgtaccataaagttcttaattttattattaaaataatacaacttttatattttatcaaacttatcaaatctctctctattctctatttttttctttttcatcactttctcacttctttcttccaaaaaaaaatctatcaatctataatataagaaaattaatggttgtggaaaagtccaaaatacgcttatttttgtgaatgatacctaaacaaaaatgaagtctgtatacgggaaaaaatctattattgacctaaatatttttatatacgagaaattgtatttatgatcaaatatttttggtaaaaaatggtatacgggaaaaaatatattattgatctaaatattttaatatacgaaaaatatattattgatctaaatattttttttttaaaaatggtatacgggaaaaaatttattattgatctaaataatctTATATAcggaatttactattgatccaaatatttttgtgaatgatacctaaacaaaaatgaattctgtacgggaaaaaaatctattattgatttaaatatttttatatacgagaaatggtatttatgattaaatatttttaatccaaaaatggtatacgggaaaaaatatattattgatctaaatatttttatatatgaaataatcaattattaattttttttttttacatttttttttaaaatcaatgatGTATCTAATttcgcgtaaccgaacagaacccgtgcgtatgcacgggtttgttactagttctgACAAAAGGAAAGATAAAAAGCTCGTTCCAAACTAAGTCCACTAACTATCATGTTCAAATGTGGACTTGCTCGGGCATTAAAAGTATAAGATTTTGCTTTCTTTCATTTCACTCACTTTCAAAGAAATAAAGCATTTTATGTTAACTAAAATATGAGATGATAATAACTTTTTATGCTAAgtcatttgattttatattttaggTTGAATTTCATGTTGGAAATGAGATCATCACATTTTTCTTTATTCGTAAATGTTTATTTAAGTGGCTACTacccaaatataaaaaaaaaaatttatacaaaataataaatattagtgTTAAGGTATTTTTTTACTCCGACATATGCACAAGTTTTGATTTTCTCTCTTATAAATTTTCTTATTTACAATTTCACTTGTAATATAAggtattttctttttttactttatattttatctttacaaTTTGATTCATGTATGATTAATTTAACTTTtgaaaaagttaaaaattattttagatgattttgagatgattcttttaaattaaaattgatttacCTTCTTTGACATGTAATGATGCAGCGTTTGAAGCAAGTAAATACGTTAGTACCCGACTCCTCTTTCATGAAGACTTTCTCGACGACTTCCAAGCCATCAATCAGATGTGAACTCATAAATTGTTCAACATTATAGAGAACCACTTGCCGAGGGTCCTGATGATGGAACGATTGTTCCTTAAGGCCCATGCCTAGTCAAAAAGGTTGGTGGGCAATTTAAAGGTATTCTTACTCTCGCGAAGGAAACGGCGACTTAAGAGCAGAAGTCAGTAAAAAAGTTAACTAGGAGCGAGATGAACTAATGTGGTCGAAGACAAAGCTCAAAGAGGCCTTAAAAAAGGCAGAGGCAAAGACCAAATCACTTATCCTTTTTGTGAACATCCTGAAAAAGTCTCTTAAAGTTGCCCTTCTTTATAATAATAACTTGGAAAAATATATGTCCGCATGATACTTCTTACTAATACTATAAGCGTGTAATGGAGCAAGTAGCTTTTCTCTATCCTGACTCGGACTTAAGTTAAATGGACTTATTTAAGGCGGTCCAGGATGGATAGCTCGTAGACAAAGATGAAGGGTCACTTCCTAACGCATCAGATCCACCTTATAAGGGGCGTTCAGGTTGAACCTAGGGTGCTAATGTTGTGGCGGATGAGATTCCTACAGAGGAAATTGTTGTCCCGGAGATCATGCTAGAAGAAGAGCAACCTCAGGAGGACGACCAATAGTTCTTTCTTTTTGGATTTTGTAATTATGCCCCAAATGACTTGAGTACTTAGCGTCATATGGACGTTTTTGTAATTCAGGCCCTCAGGAGTTTTTTTAATGTAATGTTTTGCGCTTTTTGGTGCTTTGCTTCCTTTTATGTTTGATTGCTCATTTTTTAAGTGTATCGTTTGAGATAAGTCTCTAAGGCGGTTATGCCTCTTTAAAAAGGGCATGTGGTGACAAAGATTATTTCATGAAGATCGAGCATGTAATAGCCTTGTAGGCAAAAAAGATTCTTCTATGAGGATCCAACATAATTTATTGTCACTCGAGCATCAAAGATTCCTCTATAGGGATCCAACATAATTTATTCTCACTTGGGTGACAAAGATTCATCTGTGATGATCTAACATGTAATAGCCTCATGGGTGGCAAAAATTCCCCCACGAGGATCCAACATAATTCATTCTCACTTGAGCGGCAAAGATTCCTCTATGATGATGTAGCTTGTAATAGCCTCGTGGGCGGCAAAAACTCCTCCATGAGGATCCAACAAAATTCATTGTCATTCAGGAGACAAGAATTCCTTTGTGATGATGCAACATACTCTATTTTAAAATGAGTGTCATTTAAAGTTTTTGCATATAAATTAAAGAatgtaataatatttttataagagaTTGCACTTTTACTTAATTAATCTTATAAATATGTTGGAAGTAATGtataaagtaataattaaaggATACAATTGGAAGAATAACAATCAACTCTAcattgaaaaatgaaaatgatattaattttaaAGCAAATTTTATTTGCTAAAACAATTATCATTTTAAAATGGAAAGAGTAATTCATTGCCACTTGAACGGCAATGATTCCTCTGTAAAGGGATGAAAGCCAAAACAAAAGCGAAAAAAAACAACATTCAACGTGGAATGTCTAATTTTGTGGTAAGAATCGCCATTCGTAACCGCCGAAGCATGAAGGTTTGATCGCTACCCCTAAGTGAGAGGGGGTGTTTTCAGAGCAATCAAAGCAATCACGACGAATGAAAAAGGGTCGGATTCGCAAATGTGTGTTCTCGGGTTATGGATTTAACATAGTATAAATAGATTCGACAAGAGATTGCAATCATTACTCCCACTGGGGCTAGGAAGTGCTCCCTCCGGTCTCaaatataaataacaaaaaaatttcaatggtcttaaatataagcaaAAGACATCTATAATTATTACATTTAATGTCATTATTCCAAATATACCCTTACTTTTTTTTCACATTTCTATGTCTTTAacgattttcaaaataaaaagtaaGGGTAAAGTTAGAAAAAGTCTAAGACTTAAATgcatttaaacatttttttaaagggtgaatttttttattttatttataaaattgctTATATATGAGACCGGAGGGAGTAAGCCCCACAACCCAAAGCGATGAAGAACAAATAGAATTTGCTAGAAATGCTAAAAACACCCTcatttcaacattttttcaaacTATTTTATGTAAGACCTATTTTCAAAATGAGGGACTCACACATGTTTCAACTAATAAAAAAGTGAGTGTTTGAAAGAGTGTTGAAATGAGAGTTTTGCTAGCACTCCTCTTTACTACAAAAGCCGACTAATATGAGAACATAGTAACCGAGAAGGTTATAATCGAAATAAAATTAGTTTAGGCTATAGTGTCCAAATCCGCGGTATATTTGAGACGGATTTAGGTAATGCTAAAACTATTTAAAGATCTAATGTTCAATCATCCCTTCCTCCAAAGTTgtcactttttcattttttttttcctttttacaattttttttatctatttttctttttacaactcttttttctttcaaatcaaacacATCCTAAAGGAGAAgtagtttatgtttttttatttataccAAAATTTTAACTACATTGTTGCTAATTTATGCACATTTCCCCTAattaagagaagagaagagaagagccAAGTACCCAGGCTCTTAAATTCTAAGACAAAAATTCAAATTGGTCGAGCAAGCGACAACAAACCTCGAGAACACACCCCaacataaattcaaaataatcCCACACAACCACCTTCTACAACATTGTGATCTGATAATTTGAATCTGTTACTGTCCCTGCCTTCactcacttcttcttcttctatcaaTGCTTCCATTCCTCTTCACTTAACTCAAACACCACACATGTAACACCTCGTTGCTAACACAAAAAACCAAACATGCTCCCTCATAACAACATCATCACTCTCCTCTTCCTCTATCACTGTCTCTGTCTCTCCATTATTCCTCTCACTTCATCTCTCAACTCAGACGGCCTCTCATTACTCGCCCTCAAAGCCGCAATCGACCTCGACCCCACCGGAATCCTCACCTCATGGTCCGACTCAGTTCCCACACCCTGCACCTGGGAAGGAGTATCATGCACCACCAACAACGACCGAGTCACTCAACTCACCCTCCCTTCAAAATCCCTCTCTGGCTACCTCCCCTCCGAGTTAGGCCAACTCACTGAACTCACCTCCCTCATTCTCCACAACAACAACTTCTCCAAAACcattccttcatcactcttcaACACCACCAACAAACTCATCGTCTTAGATCTTTCTCACAACTCTCTCTCTGGTCCTCTTCCGTTGTCATTCACTTCACTCAAATCTCTCATCCATTGTGATTTATCTTCCAACTTTCTCAATGGCTCTATTCCAGACTCGTTAACCGAACTCACCGCTTTAACCGGTACTTTGAATCTCTCTTTTAATAGCTTCTCCGGTGGGATACCGGCTTCTTTAGGTAATCTTCCGGTGGAAGTTAGTTTGGATCTCCGTGATAATAATCTCACTGGGGAAATACCTCAGGTGGGGTCCTTGTTAAATCAAGGTCCCACCGCTTTTTCCGGGAATCCCGGACTTTGCGGGTTTCCGTTACGGGACCTTTGTCCGGATGGCGAAAGGGTTCCGGATCGTTTACCGGAAGATCCGAATCCGAACCCGATTGCTATTCAAACGGGTTCGGCTCAGGATCAGAAGCAGAAAAGTGGGCTGTTGGTTGTTGTGGTTGTGGTTTTGGTTTCTCTTGGGGCTGTGGTGGTTTTGATGTCGGTGTTGGCACTCCGGCGACGGAAGAGGTTGAATGAAGGGGAAGGGGAAGGTGGGTTTGAGAAGAGGAAGGTGGAGAGTGAGGTTTTGGGGTCTGGGGAAGAGCAGAAGGGGAGATTTGTGGTGTTGGATGAAGGGTTTGGGTTGGaattggaggatttgttgagggcTTCTGCTTATGTGGTGGGGAAGAGTAGGAGTGGGATTGTGTATAAGGTTGTTGGTGTTGGGAAAGGGTTGGTTCCGGCGGGGACGGCGGTGGCTGTTCGGCGGCTGAGTGAGGGGGATGATGGAGGTTTAAGGTTTAAGGAATTTGAGTATGAGGTGGAAGGTATTGGGAGGGTGAGACACCCTAATGTTGTGCCTTTGAGAGCTTATTACTATGCAAGTGATGAGAAACTTCTCATCACTGATTTCATTCGCAATGGAAGCTTGCACACTGTTTTGCATGGTATCACTTCTCAAACTTTCTGGTTCTTAGTTTAATTAATCTGCATTTTTAATTCAATGTGCCTAATATTAAGTTCCTAATTATGCGAAAGTTGAtttggatagaacattatggcaaaAGTTGACCGTGATCCATATAGCTGGATTCACTTAGTaggataaggcttggttgttgttgcaTGGTTGTGGTCGCAGCCTATATGATACAACGATGTCAACGATGTCGTAGATACCTTTAATGCTTAATTTTGGGTGTCAATGTTTGATTATTCATTGCAAAGTCATGGAGTCAGGGAATTTCTTTTCAAATGTTTGTTATATATTTAGAAATGAATGTAGTTTCTTGTATTTGCTAGATTGAGTTTTCTTCTCAGTGAGTGTTTGGTTCCATATGAGATTGATAATTAATTCTCTTCTCATTAAACCTAATTATAGTGAAAACCTATGTGTTTGGTCATTCTTAGACAAAGTTGATGCCATCCACAAACCTTAGTTTAACTAGATGTGATGTGATAATGAAAAACTTTTGGTTTGAATTGAAAAAATGTTCACTAATTTACTGCATTATAACTTTTTATTTAGAGTAGAAATCATCAAAACATGTGTAACTTTACCTCAAATCCAAAACAACAATACTTTAAACTCAACTGCAACCAAATCAATTGTATATCACAGACTTTGTACAGTGTCTTATGGGTAGGTGACAAAGTACTATTCATTGTGAGTGCATATTGTAAAGTTGTGGTTGAGTTCAAATTCTTGTTTTTTGCTTTTGAGAGCTAATGATGTTGCCATGTGATTGTGGCCATGGTGATAATGTACATCTACAGGAGCTGATAAGTGTGTGTGTCTATTTGGCATTTGCACTATATATTTTTGGGGACCACTGGTTTTTATGTCCTTTAGTGAACTGTGTTTTCTGCACATGAGAACTGAAATCCCTTTTATAATTGCTATTGTCCGTGATCATACAAACAGCTTTATGCAGCAGGTACATTTTTTTTGGTATtatctttgtttttgtttatagT from Vicia villosa cultivar HV-30 ecotype Madison, WI linkage group LG4, Vvil1.0, whole genome shotgun sequence encodes the following:
- the LOC131595631 gene encoding receptor protein kinase-like protein ZAR1, which translates into the protein MLPHNNIITLLFLYHCLCLSIIPLTSSLNSDGLSLLALKAAIDLDPTGILTSWSDSVPTPCTWEGVSCTTNNDRVTQLTLPSKSLSGYLPSELGQLTELTSLILHNNNFSKTIPSSLFNTTNKLIVLDLSHNSLSGPLPLSFTSLKSLIHCDLSSNFLNGSIPDSLTELTALTGTLNLSFNSFSGGIPASLGNLPVEVSLDLRDNNLTGEIPQVGSLLNQGPTAFSGNPGLCGFPLRDLCPDGERVPDRLPEDPNPNPIAIQTGSAQDQKQKSGLLVVVVVVLVSLGAVVVLMSVLALRRRKRLNEGEGEGGFEKRKVESEVLGSGEEQKGRFVVLDEGFGLELEDLLRASAYVVGKSRSGIVYKVVGVGKGLVPAGTAVAVRRLSEGDDGGLRFKEFEYEVEGIGRVRHPNVVPLRAYYYASDEKLLITDFIRNGSLHTVLHGGPSDSLPPLSWPARLKIAQGTARGLMYIHEFSGRKYVHGNIKSTKILLDDDLHPYISGFGLTRLGLGMSKSTTTFTHRRQNSNQSIVTSAMSSKVAASSKNYTAPELLMTGAKFTQKCDVYSFGIVLLELLTGRLPDLGPENDQKELESFVRKAFREEQPLSEIIDPALLPEVNAKKQVVAAFHVALNCTELDPELRPKMRTVSESLDHIKIQ